A DNA window from Actinomycetota bacterium contains the following coding sequences:
- the lepA gene encoding translation elongation factor 4, translated as MTDDPGADQANRRARVRAFSLIAHVDHGKSTLADRILQLCKAVPDREMREQYLDRMDIERERGITIKAQAVRLAYPAADGQIYELNLIDTPGHVDFNYEVSRSLAACDGVILLVDAAQGVEAQTLANLYLAVEAGLEIIAAVNKIDLPAADPDRVCAELGNLIGVPAESVLRVSGKTGAGVPELIEEVIRRVPPPQGNPDAPTRALIFDSEYDNYRGVVTFVRVIDGTLEPRQKVRMMATGTVCELEEVGAFAPSMMATKGLGTGDVGYAIPGVKNVREAKVGDTITDASHPADHALPGYREPRPMVWAGLYPTDGDQYADLRDALDKLRLNDAAFVYEPETSQALGFGFRCGFLGLLHMEIVRERLEREFDLDLLITVPSVAYEVLKRGGEILSVHNPAEMPDAVAIEEIREPLAAAMIITPTEFLGALMELCQERRGEMKEMHYLSEDRVELRYHLPLAEMIVDFFDQLKSRTRGYGSLDYEAVGYRAEDLVKVDILLHGEPVDAFSAIVHRERAVSYGRRMAEKLRELVPRQMFDVAVQAAIGSRVIARETIRARRKDVLAKCYGGDITRKRKLLEKQKAGKRRMKQVGSVEIPQEAFMAALRLDDKK; from the coding sequence GTGACTGATGACCCGGGAGCAGACCAAGCGAACCGGCGGGCGCGGGTGCGCGCCTTCAGCCTGATCGCCCACGTTGACCACGGCAAGTCCACCCTGGCAGACCGCATCCTGCAGCTGTGCAAGGCTGTCCCGGACCGGGAGATGCGCGAGCAGTACCTGGACCGCATGGACATCGAGCGGGAGCGGGGGATCACGATCAAGGCCCAGGCGGTGCGCCTCGCCTACCCGGCCGCCGACGGGCAGATCTACGAGCTGAACCTCATCGACACCCCGGGCCACGTGGACTTCAACTACGAGGTGTCCCGGTCACTGGCGGCGTGCGACGGCGTGATCCTCCTGGTGGACGCCGCCCAGGGGGTCGAGGCGCAGACGCTCGCCAACCTGTACCTCGCCGTCGAGGCCGGCCTGGAGATCATCGCGGCCGTCAACAAGATCGATCTCCCCGCCGCCGACCCCGACCGGGTCTGCGCCGAGCTCGGCAACCTCATCGGCGTGCCGGCCGAGTCGGTGCTCCGGGTCTCGGGCAAGACTGGCGCCGGCGTGCCCGAGCTGATCGAGGAGGTCATCCGCCGGGTACCCCCGCCCCAGGGCAACCCCGACGCCCCCACCCGGGCCCTCATCTTCGACTCGGAGTACGACAACTACCGGGGCGTGGTCACCTTCGTGCGGGTGATCGACGGCACCCTCGAGCCCCGCCAGAAGGTGCGCATGATGGCCACCGGCACGGTGTGCGAGCTGGAGGAGGTCGGTGCCTTCGCCCCCTCCATGATGGCCACCAAGGGCCTGGGCACCGGCGACGTCGGCTACGCCATCCCGGGGGTGAAGAACGTGCGCGAGGCCAAGGTCGGCGACACCATCACCGACGCCAGCCACCCGGCGGACCACGCGCTGCCCGGCTACCGGGAGCCCAGGCCGATGGTGTGGGCCGGCCTGTACCCCACCGACGGCGACCAGTACGCCGACCTGCGCGACGCCCTCGACAAGCTGCGCCTAAACGACGCCGCTTTCGTCTATGAGCCCGAGACCTCCCAGGCCCTCGGCTTCGGTTTCCGGTGCGGGTTCCTGGGCCTGCTGCACATGGAGATCGTGCGGGAGCGCCTGGAGCGCGAATTCGACCTCGACCTGCTCATCACCGTGCCCAGCGTCGCCTACGAGGTGCTCAAGCGGGGCGGGGAGATCCTTTCGGTCCACAACCCCGCCGAGATGCCCGACGCCGTCGCCATCGAGGAGATCCGCGAGCCCCTGGCCGCGGCGATGATCATCACGCCCACCGAGTTCCTCGGCGCCCTTATGGAGCTCTGCCAGGAGCGCAGGGGGGAAATGAAAGAGATGCACTACCTCTCCGAGGACCGGGTAGAACTCCGCTACCACCTGCCGTTGGCCGAGATGATCGTGGACTTCTTCGACCAGCTGAAGAGCCGCACCCGGGGCTACGGATCGTTGGACTACGAGGCGGTGGGCTACCGGGCGGAGGACCTGGTCAAGGTGGACATCCTGTTGCACGGCGAGCCGGTGGACGCCTTCAGCGCCATCGTCCACCGGGAGCGGGCGGTGAGCTACGGCCGGCGCATGGCCGAGAAGCTCCGGGAGCTGGTCCCCCGGCAGATGTTCGACGTGGCGGTCCAGGCAGCCATCGGCTCACGGGTCATCGCCCGGGAGACGATCCGGGCACGCCGCAAGGACGTGCTGGCCAAGTGCTACGGCGGCGACATCACCCGCAAGCGCAAGCTCCTGGAAAAACAGAAAGCCGGTAAGCGCCGCATGAAGCAGGTGGGGTCGGTCGAGATCCCCCAGGAGGCGTTCATGGCCGCGCTCCGTTTAGACGACAAGAAATGA
- the smpB gene encoding SsrA-binding protein SmpB — translation MAKKKSKTKPAGTVVINPKARHDFEILESMEAGMVLTGSEVKSLRAGGASLRESFAVIRDGAPLLIGMHIAPYPQAGYAQHEPVHNRKLLLHKDQIERLVGKTAERGLTLVPLKVYFTHGLAKLELGLARGKKTYDRRESLKERDAKMQIDRALSRRR, via the coding sequence ATGGCCAAGAAGAAATCCAAGACGAAGCCGGCCGGGACGGTGGTCATCAACCCCAAGGCCCGCCACGACTTCGAGATCCTCGAGTCGATGGAGGCCGGGATGGTGCTGACCGGCAGCGAGGTCAAGTCGCTGCGGGCCGGGGGAGCGTCGCTCCGGGAGTCCTTCGCCGTCATCCGGGACGGCGCGCCGCTGCTGATCGGCATGCACATCGCCCCCTATCCCCAGGCGGGCTACGCCCAGCACGAGCCCGTGCACAACCGCAAGCTGCTCCTGCACAAGGACCAGATCGAGCGCCTGGTGGGCAAGACCGCCGAGCGGGGCCTCACCTTGGTGCCGCTGAAGGTGTACTTCACCCACGGCCTCGCCAAGCTCGAGCTCGGCCTCGCCCGGGGCAAGAAGACCTACGACCGGCGGGAGTCGCTGAAGGAGCGGGACGCCAAGATGCAGATCGACCGGGCCCTCAGCCGCCGGCGGTAA
- the rpsT gene encoding 30S ribosomal protein S20 yields MANIKSQIKRIRTNEAARQSNRSVRSSLRTYMKRVQTAIDAGDLDEAETALRKAGREIDRAAAKGVIHANSAANKKSSLAKRVHAARTPS; encoded by the coding sequence ATGGCCAACATCAAGTCGCAGATCAAGCGCATCCGCACCAACGAGGCTGCCCGCCAGTCCAACCGCAGCGTACGGTCCTCGCTCCGCACCTACATGAAGCGGGTGCAGACCGCCATCGACGCCGGCGACCTCGACGAGGCGGAAACCGCCCTGCGCAAGGCGGGCCGGGAGATCGACCGGGCGGCCGCCAAGGGCGTGATCCACGCCAACAGCGCAGCGAACAAGAAGTCGTCGCTGGCGAAGCGGGTCCACGCAGCGCGCACGCCCTCGTAG
- a CDS encoding peptidoglycan DD-metalloendopeptidase family protein, with protein sequence MSRLLRLSAAACVLALLAFGTPGAASTPRAVPAASGGSGTTSGSGSSQTADQMATFWNGFRTAQLQATALQAKITQETKQQNQLKGQIASYTSQIAAAQAQQAADTVQLTATDAQLASLEASIATTTAQVSDAQQQVQQRFVSLYKAGPASYLGLILGATSMNDFINRLNYVGSVVGSDKGKIDALKTLNDQLDAQKTQANQRKAQIAAEQAAVQAEGAKITALRASVSQASATLTSQIAAQKPELDQIQAQKAIYLQDMATLAGESSSITAMVRARQANQAYTWQGKKLIWPVHGAISSPFGPRINPIFGNNEFHTGIDIAVDMGVPILAAAPGQVMYAGVMQGYGNVVILDDGGALATLYAHMSVIGVHLGQTVKQGQQIGAVGCTGLCTGPHLHFETRVGGTPVQPLGFMP encoded by the coding sequence ATGAGTCGTCTTCTGAGGTTATCCGCCGCCGCCTGCGTCCTGGCGCTTCTCGCCTTCGGGACGCCGGGCGCGGCGTCCACCCCTCGTGCCGTGCCTGCGGCATCCGGGGGGAGTGGGACGACGTCGGGCTCGGGTTCCTCGCAGACCGCCGACCAGATGGCAACGTTCTGGAACGGGTTCCGGACCGCGCAGCTCCAGGCGACGGCCCTGCAGGCCAAGATCACCCAGGAGACCAAGCAGCAGAACCAGCTGAAGGGCCAGATCGCCAGCTACACCTCGCAGATCGCCGCCGCCCAGGCGCAGCAGGCGGCCGACACAGTGCAGCTCACCGCCACCGACGCCCAGCTTGCCAGCCTGGAGGCAAGCATCGCCACCACCACCGCCCAGGTCAGCGACGCCCAGCAGCAGGTGCAGCAGCGCTTCGTGAGCCTGTACAAAGCCGGGCCGGCGTCGTATCTCGGGCTGATCCTCGGGGCGACCAGCATGAACGACTTCATCAACCGGCTGAACTACGTCGGCAGCGTGGTGGGCTCCGACAAGGGCAAGATCGACGCCCTGAAGACGCTCAACGACCAGCTGGACGCCCAGAAGACCCAGGCGAACCAGCGCAAGGCGCAGATCGCCGCCGAGCAGGCCGCCGTCCAGGCCGAGGGTGCCAAGATCACCGCCCTGCGGGCCAGCGTCAGCCAGGCGAGCGCCACCCTGACCAGCCAGATCGCCGCCCAGAAGCCCGAGCTGGACCAGATCCAGGCCCAGAAGGCGATCTACCTGCAGGACATGGCCACCCTGGCGGGCGAGTCCTCGTCCATCACCGCCATGGTCCGTGCCCGCCAGGCCAACCAGGCGTACACCTGGCAGGGCAAGAAGCTGATCTGGCCGGTGCACGGCGCCATCTCGTCGCCCTTCGGGCCCCGCATCAACCCGATCTTCGGCAACAACGAGTTCCACACCGGCATCGACATCGCCGTCGACATGGGCGTGCCCATCCTGGCCGCCGCCCCCGGGCAGGTCATGTACGCCGGGGTCATGCAGGGCTACGGCAACGTGGTGATCCTGGACGACGGCGGGGCGCTCGCCACCCTGTACGCCCACATGTCGGTGATCGGGGTGCACCTGGGCCAGACGGTGAAGCAGGGCCAGCAGATCGGCGCAGTCGGCTGCACCGGGCTGTGCACCGGCCCCCACCTGCACTTCGAGACCCGGGTGGGTGGCACGCCGGTGCAGCCGCTGGGCTTCATGCCGTAG
- the holA gene encoding DNA polymerase III subunit delta produces the protein MTPKAVPATLIVGDDPYLVAEAVAKALAGIDPLSVEDLKAADDKERVLPALDSTSLFGGRRAVVVRGVDEAGADAQRAFVAYLKDPNPDCLLVLTTAKAIPSLAEAVRKVGHVVTAGKGKRNDLFMWLREKAKALGLRPSGDAMGALIEAVGEERMALAHALEELSLALGRDARVTPDDIARQFRGRSQATTFAFLDAAATGQTGTALQAMRVLIDQGEAPQALFGALSRHVRSMMEVTDRTPAEVVKEVGMHPFRAEKLVKQAAGYPPPALARAYRAIAEADHRLKSGQDSDELALERAVIAVTTLRGR, from the coding sequence ATGACCCCGAAGGCTGTCCCCGCCACGCTCATCGTCGGTGACGACCCGTACCTTGTTGCCGAAGCGGTGGCCAAGGCCCTGGCCGGCATCGATCCCCTGTCGGTCGAGGATCTGAAGGCAGCCGACGACAAGGAGCGGGTCCTCCCCGCCCTGGACAGCACCTCGCTGTTCGGCGGCCGGCGGGCAGTGGTGGTGCGGGGGGTCGACGAAGCCGGGGCCGACGCCCAGCGGGCGTTCGTCGCCTACCTGAAGGATCCCAACCCCGACTGCCTCCTGGTGCTGACCACCGCCAAGGCGATACCCAGCCTCGCCGAGGCAGTCCGCAAGGTGGGCCATGTGGTGACGGCCGGGAAGGGCAAGCGCAACGACCTCTTCATGTGGCTGCGAGAGAAGGCCAAAGCTCTGGGCCTGCGGCCGTCGGGCGACGCCATGGGGGCGCTCATCGAGGCGGTGGGGGAGGAGCGGATGGCGCTCGCCCACGCCCTCGAGGAGCTCTCGCTGGCGCTCGGCCGGGACGCCCGGGTGACGCCAGACGACATCGCCCGCCAGTTCCGGGGGCGCAGCCAGGCGACCACGTTCGCCTTCCTGGACGCCGCCGCCACCGGGCAGACCGGGACGGCCCTGCAGGCGATGCGGGTCCTCATCGACCAGGGCGAGGCTCCCCAGGCCCTCTTCGGCGCCCTGAGCCGCCACGTGCGCTCGATGATGGAGGTCACCGACCGGACCCCGGCCGAGGTGGTGAAAGAGGTGGGCATGCACCCGTTCCGGGCCGAGAAGCTGGTGAAGCAGGCGGCGGGCTACCCGCCCCCGGCGCTGGCGAGGGCCTACCGGGCGATCGCCGAGGCCGACCACCGCCTGAAGTCCGGCCAGGACAGCGACGAACTTGCCCTGGAGCGGGCCGTGATCGCAGTGACGACGCTGCGGGGGCGCTGA